In one Stenotrophomonas maltophilia genomic region, the following are encoded:
- the mutS gene encoding DNA mismatch repair protein MutS, whose protein sequence is MKQFFAAKSEYPDLLLFFRMGDFYELFYDDARKAARLLDITLTQRGSSGGAPIPMAGVPVHAYEGYLARLVALGESVAICEQIGDPALAKGLVERKVVRIVTPGTVTDEALLDERRDTLLMALSRTRQGYGLAWADLAGGRFLVNEVDTDDALEAELARLEPAELLVPDEENWPDFLRQRSGVRRRAPWLFDADSGRRQLLAFFKLHDLSGFGIDDKPRATAAAGALLGYVEETQKQRLPHLTSIAMETAGEAIAMNAATRRHLELDTRVDGDTRNTLLGVLDSTVTPMGGRLLRRWLHRPLRLREVLVQRHHAVATLIDRGSDGDIREQFRRLGDLERILTRVALRSARPRDFSTLRDGLGLLPAVRDVLAPLDSPRLQALYAALGEHDDCAQLLARAIAEMPPLKLSDGGVLADGFDEELDELRRLSTNADQFLVDLERRERESSGIATLKVGYNRVHGYYIEISKGQADRAPVHYTRRQTLTNAERYITEELKAFEDKVLSARDRSLSREKFLYEQLLDTLGAQLEPLKQCAAALSELDVLAAFAERAQALDWSRPELETAPCLKIERGRHPVVEAVREQPFEPNDLDLHPDRRMLVITGPNMGGKSTYMRQNALIVLLAHIGSFVPASRAVIGPIDRILTRIGAGDDLARGQSTFMVEMAETSYILHHASPHSLVLMDEIGRGTSTYDGLALADAVARHLAYENRCYTLFATHYFELTALADEQHEGGRSGIANVHLDAVEHGEALVFMHAVKDGPANRSFGLQVAALAGLPRSTVAQARRRLAELEQRGSESHAAELAPQALDAPQQFGLFNAPSSKAQEALAAIDPDELTPKQALEALYRLKSLL, encoded by the coding sequence ATGAAGCAGTTCTTCGCAGCGAAGTCCGAGTACCCGGATCTGCTGCTGTTCTTCCGCATGGGCGACTTCTACGAGCTGTTCTACGACGATGCACGCAAGGCTGCACGCCTGCTCGACATCACCCTGACCCAGCGCGGCAGTTCCGGCGGCGCCCCGATTCCAATGGCCGGTGTGCCCGTGCATGCCTACGAGGGCTACCTGGCACGGCTGGTGGCGCTGGGCGAATCCGTGGCGATCTGCGAGCAGATCGGCGACCCGGCCCTGGCCAAGGGGCTGGTCGAGCGCAAGGTGGTCCGCATCGTCACCCCCGGTACGGTCACCGACGAAGCACTGCTCGACGAACGCCGCGACACCCTGCTGATGGCCCTGTCGCGCACCCGGCAGGGCTACGGCCTGGCCTGGGCCGACCTCGCCGGTGGCCGCTTCCTGGTCAACGAGGTCGACACCGACGACGCACTGGAAGCCGAGCTGGCGCGCCTGGAGCCGGCCGAGCTGCTGGTGCCGGACGAGGAGAACTGGCCGGACTTCCTGCGCCAGCGCAGCGGTGTGCGTCGCCGCGCGCCATGGCTGTTCGATGCGGACAGCGGTCGTCGGCAGCTGCTGGCCTTCTTCAAGCTGCATGACCTGAGCGGCTTCGGCATCGACGACAAGCCACGCGCCACGGCCGCCGCAGGCGCCCTGCTCGGCTATGTCGAAGAAACCCAGAAGCAGCGCCTGCCGCACCTGACCTCGATCGCGATGGAAACCGCCGGCGAGGCGATCGCCATGAACGCCGCGACCCGCCGCCACCTGGAGCTGGATACGCGGGTCGACGGCGATACCCGCAACACCCTGCTGGGCGTGCTCGACAGCACCGTCACGCCGATGGGCGGCCGCCTGCTGCGTCGCTGGCTGCATCGCCCGTTGCGCCTGCGCGAGGTGCTGGTACAGCGCCACCATGCGGTAGCGACGCTGATCGATCGCGGCAGCGATGGCGACATCCGCGAACAGTTCCGTCGCCTGGGTGACCTCGAGCGCATCCTCACCCGCGTCGCCCTGCGCTCGGCACGCCCCCGCGATTTCTCGACACTGCGCGATGGCCTGGGCCTGTTGCCTGCGGTGCGCGACGTGCTGGCGCCGCTGGACTCGCCACGCCTGCAGGCGCTGTACGCCGCGCTGGGCGAGCATGACGACTGCGCGCAGCTGCTCGCGCGTGCCATCGCTGAAATGCCGCCGCTGAAGCTCAGCGATGGCGGCGTGCTGGCCGATGGCTTCGACGAGGAGCTGGATGAGCTGCGACGCCTCTCCACGAACGCCGACCAGTTCCTGGTCGACCTTGAACGGCGCGAGCGCGAAAGCAGCGGCATTGCCACACTGAAGGTCGGCTACAACCGTGTGCACGGCTATTACATCGAGATCAGCAAGGGCCAGGCCGACCGCGCACCGGTACACTACACGCGCCGCCAGACCCTCACCAACGCCGAGCGCTACATCACCGAAGAACTGAAGGCGTTCGAGGACAAGGTACTGTCCGCGCGTGACCGCTCGCTGTCGCGCGAGAAGTTCCTGTATGAGCAGCTGCTGGACACGCTGGGTGCACAGCTGGAGCCGCTGAAGCAGTGTGCCGCCGCGTTGAGCGAACTGGATGTGCTGGCCGCATTCGCCGAGCGCGCGCAGGCACTGGACTGGTCGCGCCCGGAACTGGAAACGGCACCCTGCCTGAAGATCGAGCGCGGCCGTCACCCTGTCGTGGAAGCCGTGCGCGAGCAGCCCTTCGAGCCGAACGATCTGGACCTGCACCCGGACCGCCGGATGCTGGTCATCACCGGCCCGAACATGGGCGGTAAATCCACCTACATGCGGCAGAATGCACTGATCGTGCTTCTGGCCCACATCGGCTCCTTCGTACCGGCCAGCCGCGCCGTGATCGGCCCGATCGACCGCATCCTGACCCGCATCGGCGCCGGCGACGACCTCGCCCGCGGGCAGTCGACCTTCATGGTCGAAATGGCCGAGACCAGCTACATCCTGCATCACGCCAGCCCACATTCGCTGGTGCTGATGGATGAGATCGGCCGCGGCACCTCCACCTATGACGGCCTTGCCCTGGCCGACGCGGTGGCCCGCCACCTCGCCTATGAGAACCGCTGCTACACGCTGTTCGCCACCCACTACTTCGAGCTGACCGCGCTGGCCGACGAGCAGCACGAGGGCGGCCGCAGCGGTATCGCCAACGTGCACCTGGATGCGGTCGAGCATGGCGAAGCGCTGGTGTTCATGCACGCTGTGAAAGACGGCCCGGCCAACCGCAGCTTCGGACTGCAGGTGGCCGCGCTGGCCGGCCTGCCTCGATCGACCGTGGCACAGGCGCGGCGGCGCCTGGCCGAACTGGAACAACGGGGCAGCGAGAGCCACGCGGCGGAGCTGGCCCCTCAGGCGCTGGATGCCCCGCAGCAGTTCGGCCTGTTCAATGCCCCGTCCAGCAAGGCGCAGGAGGCGCTGGCCGCCATCGATCCGGACGAACTGACGCCCAAACAGGCGCTGGAAGCGCTGTATCGGCTGAAGTCACTGCTGTAA
- a CDS encoding DUF937 domain-containing protein: MNTESLAASLFQQLQQGQGLQQVSQQLGLDSSQTTQAVGSALPLLLGAMGQNASEPQGAQSLLNALQRDHLGSGGGGGFDLGSILGAVMGGGGSGATDGAGILGHIFGGQQPQAAQVLGQKTGLDSGTSGKLLAILAPIVMSFLAQRFAQQGNASELSSALGQEAQQSGGIGSMLGGVLDQDGDGQFGASDLLKLGSGLLKR; encoded by the coding sequence ATGAACACCGAATCCCTCGCCGCATCCCTCTTCCAGCAGCTGCAGCAGGGGCAAGGCCTGCAGCAGGTTTCCCAGCAGCTCGGCCTGGACAGCAGCCAGACCACCCAGGCGGTGGGCAGCGCCTTGCCGCTGCTGCTGGGCGCAATGGGCCAGAACGCCAGCGAGCCGCAGGGCGCGCAGTCCCTGCTCAATGCGCTGCAGCGTGACCATCTGGGCAGTGGTGGGGGGGGCGGCTTCGACCTCGGCAGCATCCTCGGCGCAGTGATGGGTGGCGGCGGCAGCGGCGCCACCGATGGGGCCGGCATCCTCGGCCACATCTTCGGTGGCCAGCAGCCGCAGGCCGCGCAGGTGCTTGGCCAGAAGACCGGTCTGGACAGCGGCACCTCCGGCAAGCTGCTGGCGATCCTTGCGCCCATCGTCATGTCCTTCCTGGCCCAGCGCTTCGCCCAGCAGGGCAACGCCAGCGAACTCAGCAGCGCCCTCGGCCAGGAGGCGCAGCAGTCCGGCGGCATCGGCAGCATGCTGGGCGGTGTGCTCGATCAGGACGGCGACGGCCAGTTCGGGGCCAGCGACCTGCTGAAGCTCGGCTCGGGGTTGCTCAAGCGCTGA
- a CDS encoding DUF6624 domain-containing protein, translating into MTRRFGPLWVIAILFAPLAASGGTPTDAELRGELLRMKDADQAVRDLPLTTEGEERVLSAVDAVHTARLKAIVAAHGWPTVAQVGQDGADAAWLLAQHADKDPAFQRSVAEAMEPLVATGQVKASSYAYLWDRTHDPQRYGTQGRCADPGRWEPRAVEAPETLDERRARMGLAPMAEYQAMVSRHCGQFGR; encoded by the coding sequence GTGACGCGGCGATTCGGTCCATTGTGGGTGATTGCAATCCTCTTCGCGCCCCTGGCTGCCAGCGGTGGGACGCCCACTGACGCAGAGCTGCGCGGTGAGCTCCTGCGGATGAAGGATGCCGATCAGGCGGTGCGGGACCTTCCGCTGACCACCGAGGGCGAGGAGAGGGTGCTCAGTGCCGTCGATGCGGTGCACACCGCTCGGCTGAAGGCGATCGTTGCGGCCCATGGCTGGCCGACCGTGGCGCAGGTGGGCCAGGACGGGGCGGACGCGGCCTGGCTGCTGGCCCAGCATGCCGACAAGGATCCGGCGTTCCAGCGCTCTGTTGCCGAAGCCATGGAGCCCTTGGTAGCGACGGGGCAGGTCAAAGCGTCCAGTTACGCCTACCTCTGGGACCGCACCCACGACCCCCAGCGCTATGGAACGCAGGGGCGTTGTGCAGACCCGGGGCGTTGGGAGCCACGTGCGGTTGAAGCACCTGAGACGCTTGACGAGCGTCGCGCTCGAATGGGCCTGGCGCCCATGGCGGAGTATCAAGCGATGGTCTCCAGGCATTGCGGGCAGTTTGGGCGTTAA
- the rplS gene encoding 50S ribosomal protein L19 produces the protein MSKLNKSIVAEFESAQITRELPKFSQGDTVVVNVKVKEGNRERVQAYEGVVIGTKNAGLNSSFTVRKISHGYGVERVFQTHSAIIDSVEVKRRGKVRAGKLYYLRGLEGKAARIKEDLAAAAQAKAARLAEKA, from the coding sequence ATGAGCAAGCTGAACAAGTCCATCGTCGCGGAATTCGAATCCGCCCAGATCACCCGCGAACTGCCGAAGTTCAGCCAGGGCGACACCGTTGTCGTCAACGTGAAGGTGAAGGAAGGCAACCGTGAGCGCGTGCAGGCCTACGAAGGCGTTGTGATCGGCACCAAGAATGCCGGCCTGAACTCCTCGTTCACCGTCCGCAAGATCTCGCACGGCTACGGCGTCGAGCGCGTCTTCCAGACCCACAGCGCCATCATCGACTCGGTCGAAGTGAAGCGCCGCGGCAAGGTCCGCGCCGGCAAGCTGTACTACCTGCGTGGCCTGGAAGGCAAGGCTGCCCGCATCAAGGAAGACCTGGCTGCCGCTGCGCAGGCCAAGGCTGCCCGTCTGGCCGAAAAGGCCTGA
- a CDS encoding DUF1801 domain-containing protein, which produces MPSKRAAPSTAPRLLSGGNPQIAKGEGDAPVQAYIAAMPDWKQPIGARLDALIGQAVPDVHKAVKWNSPMYAVAADAGWFLSFHCFARYIKVAFFRGAALQPMPPEPSRSADTRYLHITQEGMLDEAQFLEWVRQAAALPGERM; this is translated from the coding sequence ATGCCTTCCAAGCGAGCCGCACCTTCCACTGCACCCAGGCTCCTGTCCGGGGGAAATCCGCAGATCGCCAAGGGCGAGGGTGATGCGCCGGTGCAGGCGTACATCGCCGCCATGCCGGACTGGAAGCAGCCCATCGGCGCACGCCTCGACGCACTGATCGGCCAAGCCGTGCCCGACGTGCACAAGGCGGTGAAGTGGAACTCGCCGATGTACGCGGTGGCCGCCGATGCCGGCTGGTTCCTCAGCTTCCATTGCTTCGCCCGTTACATCAAGGTTGCGTTTTTCCGCGGTGCGGCCCTGCAACCGATGCCACCGGAGCCGTCCAGAAGCGCCGATACCCGCTACCTGCACATCACGCAGGAGGGCATGCTGGATGAAGCGCAGTTCCTCGAGTGGGTCCGCCAGGCCGCTGCATTGCCCGGCGAACGCATGTAA
- the katG gene encoding catalase/peroxidase HPI, which yields MKSEAKCPFNHAVVGDATTNRDWWPNQLRVDLLNQHSARSNPLDAGFDYASAFKSLDYAALKADLKALMTDSQDWWPADFGHYGGLFIRMAWHSAGTYRIGDGRGGGGRGQQRFAPLNSWPDNVSLDKARRLLWPIKQKYGQAISWADLLILTGNVALESMGFKTLGFAGGRPDTWEPDQDVYWGRETTWLGGDVRYKHGSEGVVESHGVLVSDDDADGDVHSRKLENPLAAVQMGLIYVNPEGPDGNPDPVLAAHDIRDTFGRMAMDDEETVALIAGGHSFGKTHGAGPADNVGKEPEAADLESQGLGWANSFGSGKGGDTITSGLEVTWTRTPAQWSHDFFENLFKYEWELTKSPAGAHQWVAKDAEAVIPDAHDASKKHRPTMLTTDLSLRMDPAYEKISRRFLADPQAFADAFARAWFKLTHRDMGPRARYLGPEVPAEEFIWQDPLPAAKHPLIDARDVATLKQAIAASGLSVPELVSTAWASASTFRGSDKRGGANGARIRLAPQKDWPVNQPTRLAKVLAALEKVQSGFNAGSERQVSLADLIVLAGGVGIEQAAKAGGYDISVPFTPGRTDASQEQTDVESFAVLEPAADGFRNYLKGAYSVPGEALLIDRAQLLTLTAPELTVLVGGLRVLGANADGSAHGVFTDRPGTLSNDFFVNLLDMGTQWKATGRETYEGRSRNDGAARWTATRADLVFGSNAVLRALAEVYGSADGEKKFVQDFVAAWTRVMELDRYDLHG from the coding sequence ATGAAAAGCGAAGCGAAGTGCCCCTTCAACCATGCCGTCGTCGGTGACGCGACGACCAACCGCGACTGGTGGCCGAACCAGCTGCGCGTGGACCTGCTCAACCAGCATTCCGCGCGCTCCAACCCGCTCGATGCCGGCTTTGATTACGCATCGGCGTTCAAGAGCCTGGACTATGCCGCGCTGAAGGCAGACCTGAAAGCACTGATGACGGACTCGCAGGACTGGTGGCCGGCCGATTTCGGTCACTACGGCGGCCTGTTCATCCGCATGGCGTGGCACAGCGCCGGCACCTATCGCATCGGTGATGGCCGCGGTGGCGGCGGCCGCGGCCAGCAGCGCTTCGCTCCGCTCAACAGCTGGCCGGACAACGTCAGCCTGGACAAGGCGCGACGCCTGCTGTGGCCGATCAAGCAGAAGTACGGCCAGGCCATCTCCTGGGCCGACCTGCTGATCCTGACCGGCAATGTCGCGCTGGAGTCGATGGGCTTCAAGACACTGGGCTTCGCCGGTGGCCGTCCCGATACCTGGGAACCGGATCAGGATGTGTACTGGGGCCGCGAAACCACATGGCTGGGCGGTGACGTGCGCTACAAGCACGGCTCCGAAGGCGTGGTGGAATCCCACGGCGTGCTGGTGTCCGATGACGATGCCGATGGCGACGTGCATTCGCGCAAGCTGGAGAACCCGCTGGCCGCAGTGCAGATGGGCCTGATCTATGTGAATCCCGAGGGCCCCGACGGCAATCCTGACCCGGTACTGGCTGCACATGACATCCGTGACACGTTCGGCCGCATGGCGATGGACGATGAAGAAACGGTGGCGCTGATCGCCGGCGGGCACAGCTTCGGCAAGACCCATGGCGCCGGCCCGGCAGACAACGTCGGCAAGGAGCCTGAAGCGGCCGATCTGGAGAGCCAGGGCCTGGGCTGGGCCAACAGCTTCGGCAGCGGCAAGGGCGGCGACACCATCACCAGTGGCCTGGAAGTCACCTGGACCCGTACTCCAGCGCAGTGGAGCCATGACTTCTTCGAGAACCTGTTCAAGTACGAATGGGAACTGACCAAGAGTCCGGCCGGCGCGCATCAATGGGTGGCCAAGGATGCCGAGGCGGTCATTCCCGATGCGCACGACGCCTCGAAGAAGCACCGCCCGACCATGCTGACCACCGATCTGTCGCTGCGCATGGATCCCGCCTACGAAAAGATCTCGCGCCGCTTCCTGGCCGATCCGCAGGCGTTTGCCGATGCGTTCGCGCGCGCCTGGTTCAAGCTGACCCATCGCGACATGGGGCCGCGCGCGCGCTATCTGGGGCCGGAAGTGCCGGCCGAAGAGTTCATCTGGCAGGATCCGCTGCCGGCCGCAAAGCACCCGCTCATCGATGCCAGGGACGTGGCCACCCTGAAGCAGGCGATCGCCGCAAGCGGCCTGAGCGTCCCTGAACTGGTCTCCACGGCCTGGGCATCGGCCTCCACCTTCCGTGGCTCGGACAAGCGGGGCGGCGCCAATGGTGCGCGCATCCGCCTGGCACCGCAGAAGGACTGGCCGGTAAACCAGCCCACCCGTCTGGCCAAGGTGCTGGCCGCACTGGAAAAGGTGCAGAGCGGGTTCAATGCCGGCAGTGAAAGGCAGGTGTCGCTGGCCGACCTGATCGTGCTGGCCGGTGGCGTGGGCATCGAACAGGCCGCCAAGGCCGGTGGGTATGACATCAGCGTACCGTTCACGCCGGGCCGTACCGACGCCAGCCAGGAGCAGACCGACGTGGAATCGTTCGCGGTGCTGGAACCGGCGGCCGATGGATTCCGCAACTACCTCAAGGGCGCCTACAGCGTTCCGGGCGAAGCGCTGCTGATCGACCGGGCGCAACTGCTGACGCTGACCGCCCCGGAGCTGACCGTGCTGGTCGGTGGCCTGCGCGTACTGGGTGCCAATGCCGATGGCAGCGCGCACGGCGTCTTCACCGATCGGCCCGGGACACTCAGCAACGACTTCTTCGTCAACCTGCTGGACATGGGCACGCAGTGGAAGGCCACCGGTCGTGAAACCTACGAAGGCCGCAGCCGCAACGACGGCGCCGCACGCTGGACCGCCACCCGTGCTGATCTGGTATTTGGATCCAATGCGGTGCTGCGTGCGCTGGCAGAGGTCTATGGCAGTGCAGACGGCGAGAAGAAGTTCGTGCAGGACTTCGTCGCGGCGTGGACCCGGGTGATGGAGCTGGACCGCTACGACCTGCACGGCTGA
- a CDS encoding DUF1801 domain-containing protein, producing the protein MTTHAPNPDDAGTPAAALIDARIAELGDWRGETLARVRALIHEALPEVQETWKWRGTPVWEHHGILCTGETYKQAVKLTFAQGAALPDPKRLFNASLEGNTRRAIDIHEGTMPDATAFKTLMRAAAKHNAAKNKR; encoded by the coding sequence ATGACCACGCATGCACCGAACCCCGACGACGCCGGAACACCCGCGGCCGCACTGATCGATGCGCGCATCGCGGAACTGGGTGACTGGCGCGGTGAAACGCTGGCACGCGTTCGGGCGCTGATCCATGAAGCGCTGCCGGAGGTGCAGGAAACCTGGAAATGGCGGGGCACACCGGTATGGGAGCATCACGGCATCCTGTGCACCGGTGAGACCTACAAGCAGGCAGTGAAGCTGACCTTCGCCCAGGGGGCGGCCTTGCCGGACCCGAAGCGCCTGTTCAACGCCAGCCTGGAAGGCAACACGCGGCGCGCGATCGACATCCATGAAGGCACCATGCCCGATGCCACGGCGTTCAAGACCCTGATGCGCGCGGCGGCCAAGCACAACGCCGCGAAGAACAAGCGGTAG
- a CDS encoding DUF6404 family protein, translating into MNKNDLRYPDRIRAALRLLDDKGLPRAQSAPLLHRTLWRMGVAVPPPILAGFRINALVQGLLFGLFWCALMWLLLWQGGERPLGLLLGAGLLAGGLFGVVMALLMRSLQRQRQLPEWRQFLASLAD; encoded by the coding sequence ATGAACAAGAACGACCTGCGCTATCCCGACCGCATCCGCGCGGCGCTTCGTCTGCTGGACGACAAGGGGCTGCCGCGCGCGCAGTCCGCACCGTTGCTGCATCGGACGCTGTGGCGGATGGGCGTCGCTGTGCCGCCGCCGATCCTGGCCGGTTTCCGCATCAACGCGCTGGTGCAGGGGCTGCTGTTCGGCCTGTTCTGGTGCGCCCTGATGTGGCTGCTGCTGTGGCAGGGCGGTGAGCGTCCACTCGGCCTGCTGCTGGGTGCCGGATTGCTGGCGGGCGGCCTGTTCGGTGTGGTGATGGCGCTCCTGATGCGCTCGCTTCAACGCCAACGACAGCTGCCCGAATGGCGCCAGTTCCTGGCCTCGCTGGCGGACTGA
- a CDS encoding MATE family efflux transporter: MAKAPLDLTAGPIGRNLLLFSLPILAGNIAQSLNGSVNAVWVGRFLGEAALTATANANNIMFFLIGSVFGFGMASTILIGQAIGARDIAQARRVVGTSATFFIGLSAIIAIAGWFMAHPLLAAMGTPAASLPLAEAYLRIIFLAMPTLYAFAFLSAALRGAGDSRTPFRFLLLSVVLDIALNPVLIFGMGPFPELGIAGSAWATLVSQTLSLGGLLLYMRHKRHTLWLGRADMRLFKLDLTILKALVVKGVPMGLQMVLISLSVILLMTMVNQYGTETAAAYGASLQLWNYVQMPAMAIGAACSTMAAQNVGAQQWDRVRGTARKGVLFNFLLTGALILPLVLLDQYSLALFLPQGSESLQIARHLNHVVIGSFLFFGVSFVISGVVRSTGAVIPPLLILAASLWGVRVPFAELLQPYWGADAIWWSFPVSSLVSMLLSLAYYRWGGWRKAKMISTPAKAEAIATPSEIPACPPSPVADPDAVTR; the protein is encoded by the coding sequence ATGGCCAAAGCGCCGCTTGACCTGACCGCCGGCCCGATCGGCCGCAATCTCCTGCTGTTCTCGCTGCCGATCCTGGCGGGCAACATCGCGCAGTCGCTGAACGGTTCGGTGAACGCGGTATGGGTCGGGCGCTTCCTCGGCGAAGCGGCACTGACTGCCACCGCGAACGCCAACAACATCATGTTCTTCCTGATCGGTTCGGTGTTCGGCTTCGGCATGGCCTCCACCATCCTGATCGGCCAGGCCATCGGTGCACGGGATATCGCCCAGGCACGGCGCGTGGTCGGCACCAGTGCCACGTTCTTCATCGGCCTGTCGGCGATCATCGCCATCGCCGGCTGGTTCATGGCCCATCCGCTGCTGGCGGCGATGGGCACGCCGGCGGCCTCGCTGCCACTGGCCGAGGCCTATCTGCGCATCATCTTCCTGGCCATGCCGACGTTGTATGCCTTTGCCTTCCTCAGCGCCGCGCTGCGCGGTGCCGGTGACTCGCGTACGCCGTTCCGCTTCCTGCTGCTGTCGGTCGTGCTAGACATCGCATTGAATCCGGTACTGATCTTCGGCATGGGTCCGTTCCCGGAGCTGGGCATCGCCGGTTCGGCCTGGGCCACGCTGGTGTCGCAGACCCTCTCGCTGGGCGGCCTGCTGCTGTACATGCGGCACAAGCGCCACACGCTGTGGCTGGGTCGCGCCGACATGCGCCTGTTCAAGCTGGACCTGACCATCCTCAAGGCATTGGTGGTCAAAGGCGTGCCGATGGGCCTGCAGATGGTGCTGATCTCGCTGTCGGTGATCCTGCTGATGACCATGGTCAACCAGTACGGCACCGAAACTGCAGCGGCCTATGGCGCCTCGTTGCAATTGTGGAACTACGTGCAGATGCCGGCGATGGCGATCGGCGCGGCCTGTTCCACGATGGCCGCACAGAACGTGGGTGCCCAGCAGTGGGATCGCGTTCGCGGCACCGCACGCAAGGGCGTGCTGTTCAATTTCCTGCTGACCGGTGCGTTGATCCTGCCGCTGGTGCTGCTGGACCAGTACTCGCTGGCCCTGTTCCTGCCGCAGGGCAGCGAGTCGCTGCAGATCGCGCGCCACCTCAACCATGTCGTGATCGGCTCGTTCCTGTTCTTCGGCGTGAGCTTCGTGATTTCCGGCGTGGTGCGCTCGACGGGTGCGGTGATTCCACCGCTTCTGATCCTGGCCGCGTCACTGTGGGGCGTGCGCGTTCCGTTCGCCGAACTGCTGCAGCCCTATTGGGGTGCAGATGCGATCTGGTGGAGTTTCCCGGTCAGTTCTCTGGTGTCGATGCTGCTGTCGCTGGCGTACTACCGCTGGGGGGGATGGCGCAAGGCGAAGATGATCAGCACACCCGCGAAGGCCGAGGCGATTGCCACACCGTCGGAGATTCCCGCCTGCCCACCGTCACCGGTGGCGGACCCGGATGCCGTGACCCGGTAG
- a CDS encoding RNA-binding S4 domain-containing protein has product MPELSPLSPSVRLDIWLWAARFFKTRSLAKQAIETGKVSVAGQRPKSSRAVRVGEHLQVDRGEEHFEIQVMGLSDQRGPAPVAHQLYAESEASKARRAEQRALRIAARDGFQPPEHKPDKRARRLIRALGDIDAL; this is encoded by the coding sequence ATGCCTGAGCTTTCCCCGCTGTCGCCCAGTGTCCGCCTGGACATCTGGTTGTGGGCGGCCCGTTTCTTCAAGACCCGCAGCCTGGCCAAGCAGGCCATCGAAACCGGCAAGGTCAGCGTGGCCGGTCAGCGGCCGAAGTCCTCGCGCGCGGTGCGCGTGGGTGAGCACCTGCAGGTCGATCGCGGCGAGGAGCATTTCGAGATCCAGGTGATGGGCCTGAGCGACCAGCGCGGGCCTGCCCCGGTCGCGCACCAGCTGTATGCCGAGAGCGAGGCCTCGAAGGCACGGCGCGCCGAGCAGCGCGCACTGCGCATCGCCGCGCGCGACGGCTTCCAGCCACCGGAGCACAAGCCGGACAAGCGCGCGCGGCGTCTGATCCGCGCGCTGGGCGACATCGACGCGCTGTAA